The genomic region ggctggccaggcggggggctgaccccccccacctccctcctggacggggcggctggccgggcagaggggctcctcacttcccagtaggggcggccgggcagaggcgcccctcacctcccggacagggcggctggcccggcggggggctgaccccccgacctccctcccagacggggcggctggctgggcagaggggctcctcacttcccggtaggggcggccgggcagaggcgcccctcacctcccggacagggcggctggccgggcggggggctgaccccccccccctcccggacggggcagctggccgggcggggggctgacccccccacctccctcccggacagggtggctggccgggcagaggggctcctcacttcccagtaggggcggccgggcagaggcgcccctcacctcccggacggggcggctggccaggcagggggctaaccctcccacctccctcccggacggggcggctggccgggccgggggctgacccccccacctccctcccggacgaggcggctggccgggcagaggggctcctcacttcccggtaggggcggccgggcagaggcgcccctcacctcccggacggggcggctggccgggcggggggctgacccccccacctccctcccggacgaggagggaggacgctcctcacttctcagacggggtggctgccgggtggaggggttcctcacttctcagacggggcggttgccaggcagagggtctcctcacttctcagacagggcggccgggcagagacgctcctcacatcccggacggggcggcagggcagaggtgctccccacatctcagacgatgggcggccgggcagagacgctcctcacttcccagatgtgatggcggccgggaagaggcgcttctcacttcctagatgggatggcggccaggcagagacgctcctcactttccagactgggcagccaggcagaggggctcctcacatcccagacgatgggcggtcaggcggagacgctcctcacttcccagacggggtggctgccaggcagaggctgcaatctcggcacttagggaggccaaggcaggcggctgggaggtggttgtagcgagccgagatcacgccactgcactccagcctgggcgccattgagcactgagtaaacgagactccgtctcaattatgCAGTTTCTAAGGTGGGCAAGGTACTGAGTGTGCTCCTGCCGGACCTCTTTGCTGATCAGTCAAGGCTTACTTCTCCAAGACACCCccaagtattttttgttttctagatgaaggggaagaaggaagttGGGGAGGGGATCACTGTGCCCAGGGGGCCTGCAGGGTCATACTTGCTTCCTGAACTTCTCTGGTTTCCCGGCATCCTGGAGCCAGATGCctttacttcacctctctgagccttggtttcctcatctgtaaaatggggatgagcCTGGTAGCCACCTTGTGGAATGGATGTAAGGTTTAGACATGGGCAAAATGTCAAGCACAGGCCGTGGCATGGAGCCAGGGCCTCTGTCAGCTCTGAGCTGTGGGCTTGGTTGTGAACCAGCCACACAGGGCTTCAGAGGAAGTTCAAGATTTGGAGGGCACTCGGGATCCCAATGAGGCTGCCACATGTTTGGCTCTAGCCCCTTCTGCCCGTGAACACACatcaggaggggaggagaggggcccGGAGCACATCCTGTAGCTGTGAAACCGAAGGAGAGGAGCAACAAGACTCACAAAGTCTCATAAGGCCTGTTCCAGAGTGAGGAGGCCCCATACAGAGCTCACCTGAAGTACCCCCCAGCAGAAGACTCAAAGCCCAGAGCCCCCTGCCTTAATGGTAACAATATTATcgacattgttattattttcagcTATTACTGATCTACTCTGAGCTGGGTGCTTCACATAATTTACCTTTTTTTACAGTAACACAGAAGTAGGGTGATCAACTCGTCCCTGTTTGCCTGGGGACTTCCccagttttaaaatggaaagtccCCCATCCTGAGCACCCCCTCCGTCCCAATTTTTCTGGGATGGCTGGTCACCCTGCAGATGGGAGGCTTTCCTATCTCCATTTCTAGGGTGAGGACCTGGGAGCTCAGGAGAGCGGGTTGCCCCAGCTGGTCAGTTGCCTCACAGACGCTAAGTGGGAGGGCAGGGTTTCCAGCCAGGTGTGTTCACCTGCAGAGTATTGGTGCTGTGCCCCCACACCACGCTGGCCCGGCTTTCTGGTATCTGGGCATAACCGAATCCCTGTCTTCCTCCCTTGTAGCTTGGAGACGAGACAGCACAGGCTGTTCTGTGCCGACCCGAAGGAGCAATGGGTCAAGGACGCGATGCAGCATCTGGACCGCCAGGCTGCTGCCCTAACTCGAAATGGCGGCACCTTCGAGAAGCAGATCGGCGAGGTGAAGCCCAGGACCACCCCTGCCGCCGGGGGAATGGACGAGTCTGTGGTCCTGGAGCCCGAAGCCACAGGCGAAAGCAGTAGCCTGGAGCCGACTCCTTCTTCCCAGGAAGCACAGAGGGCCCTGGGGACCTCCCCAGAGCTGCTGACGGGCGTGACTGGTTCCTCAGGGACCGGGCTCCCCCCGACGCCAAAGGCTCAGGATGGAGGGCCTGTGGGCACGGAGCTTTTCCGAGTGCCTCCCGTCTCCACTGCCGCCACGTGGCAGAGTTCTGCTCCCCACCAACCTGGGCCCGGCCTCTGGGCTGAGGCAAAGACCTCTGAGGCCCGGTCCACCCAGGACCCCTCCACCCAGGCCTCCACTGCGtcctccccagccccagaggAGAACGCTCCGTCTGAAAGCCAGCGTGTGTGGGGTCAGGGACAGAGCCCCAGGCCAGAGAACTCTCTGGAGCGGGAGGAGATGGGTCCCGTGCCAGCGCACACGGATGCCTTCCAGGACTGGGGGCCTGGCAGCATGGCCCACGTCTCTGTGGTCCCTGTCTCCTCAGAAGGGACCCCCAGCAGGGAGCCAGTGGCTTCAGGCAGCTGGACCCCTAAGGCTGAGGAACCCATCCATGCCACCATGGACCCCCAGAGGCTGGGCGTCCTTATCACTCCTGTCCCTGACGCCCAGGCTGCCACCCGGAGGCAGGCGGTGGGGCTGctggccttccttggcctcctcttctgcctggggGTGGCCATGTTCACCTACCAGAGCCTCCAGGGCTGCCCTCGAAAGATGGCGGGAGAGATGGTGGAGGGCCTTCGCTACATCCCCCGGAGCTGTGGTAGTAATTCATATGTCCTGGTGCCCGTGTGAACTCCTCTGGCCTGTGTCTAGTTGTTTGATTCAGACAGCTGCCTGGGATCCCTCATCCTCATACCCACCCCCACCCAAGGGCCTGGCCTGAGCTGGGATAATTGGAGGGGGGAGGTGGGATCCTCCAGGTGCATAAGCTCCAAGCTCCCAGGCACTCCCCAGGAGGCCAGCCTTGACCATTCTCCACCTGCCAGGGACAGAGGGGGTGGCCTCCCAACTCACCCCAGCCCCAAAACTCTCCTCTGCTGCTGGCTGGTTAGAGGTTCCCTTTGACGCCATCCCAGCCCCAAtgaacaattatttattaaatgcccaGCCCCTTCTGACCCATGCTGCCCTGTGAGTACTACAGTCCTCCCATCTCACACATGAGCATCAGGCCAGGCCCTCTGCCCACTCCCTGCAACCTGATTGTGTCTCTTGGTCCTGCTGCAGTTGCCAGTCACCCCGGCCACCTGCGGTGCTATCTCCCCCAGCCCCATCCTCTGTACAGAGCCCACGCCCCCACTGGTGACATGTCTTTTCTTGCATGAGGCTAGTGTGGTGTTTCCTGGCACTGCTTCCAGTGAGGCTCTGCCCTTGGTTAGGCATTGTGGGAAGGGGAGATAAGGGTATCTGGTGACTTTCCTCTTTGGTCTACACTGTGCTGAGTCTGAAGGCTGGGTTCTGATCCTAGTTCCACCATCAAGCCACCAACATACTCCCATCtgtgaaaggaaagagggaggtaaGGAATACCTGTCCCCCTGACATCACTCATTGACCTGAGGCCCTTCTCTCCAGCCCCTGGATGCAGCCTCACAGTCCTTATCAGCAGAGCACCTTAGACAGTCCCTGCCAATGGATTAACTTGTCTTTGGACCCTGAGGCCCAGAGGGCCTGCAAGGGAGTGAGTTGATAGCACAGATCCTGCCCTGTGGGCCCCCAAATGGAAGTGGGTAGAGCAGAGACCATCCCTGAAGGCCCCGCCCAGGCTTAGTCACTGAGACAGCCCGGGCTCTGCCTCCCATCACCCCctaagagggaggagggagggctcCAGACACATGTCCAAGAAGCCCAGGAAAGGCTCCAGGAGCAGCCACATTCCTGACGCTTCTTCAGAGACTCCTGCAGGCAGCCAGGCCACAAGACCCTTGTGGTCCCACCCCACACACGCCAGATTCTTTCCTGAGGCTGGGttcccctcccacctctctcACTCCTTGAAAACACTGTTCTCTGCCCTCCAAGACCTTCTCCTTCATCTTTGTCCCCACCGCAGACAGGACCAGGGATTTCCATGATGTTTTCCATGAGCCCCCTGTTTGTTTCTGAAAGGGACACTACCCGGGAAGGGGGCTGGGACATGGGAAAGGGGAAGTTGTAGGTATAAAGTCAGGGGTTCCCTTTTTTGGCTGCTGAAGGCTCGAGCATGCCTGGATGGGGCTGCACCGGCTGGCCTGGCCCCTCAGGGTCCCTGGTGGCAGCTCACCTCTCCCTTGGATTGTCCCCGACCCTTGCCGTCTACCTGAGGGGCCTCTTATGGGCTGGGTTCTACCCAGGTGCTAGGAACACTCCTTCACAGATGGGTGCTTGGAGGAAGGAAACCCAGCTCTGGTCCATAGAGAGCAAGACACTGTGCTGCCCTGCCCACCTGGCCTCTGCACTCCCCTGCTGGGTGTGGCGCAGCATATTCAGGAAGCTCAGGGCCTGGCTCAGGTGGGGTCACTCTGGCAGCTCAGAGAGGGTGGGAGTGGGTCCAATGCACTTTGTTCTGGCTCTTCCAGGCTGGGAGAGCCTTCCAGGGGTGGGACACCCTGTGATGGGGCCCTGCCTCCTTTGTGAGGAAGCTGCTGGGGCCAGTTGGTCCCCCTTCCATGGACTTTGTTAGTTTCTCCAAGCAGGACATGGACAAGGATGATCTAGGAAGACTTTGGAAAGAGTAGGAAGACTTTGGAAAGACTTTTCCAACCCTCATCACCAATGTCTGTGCCATTTTGTATTttactaataaaatttaaaagtcttgTGAATCAATATGGGTGATTTCTCTGGGGACAAGTCCAGCAACCAGGGCTTCAGAGGGGAAggagtggggcaggggtgggggcaagACCCCTTTCAGCCCTGGAGACCCCTATCTCCAGTTCACCTGGGGCAGACGAGCAGACATTTTTACAGTCAGCAAGAGAAGAAGCACCAGGGATTGGAGTGAGGAGTGCCGAGCCCTCAGCCCAGCTCTGTTCTGCCCAGCTGTGTGATGTTGGGCCAGGGCCCTCACCTCTCTGGGTCTTATAAATGTGAGGCCTCTCCTAGTCTGGCAGGACTCAGAATCCCTCATGAAGCCCTACCCCATGCCTGCTGAACCACCATCCCAGGGGCCCTGGGACCACTCTCAGTGAACTGGTGCCCCATGGGAGGAAACTGGCCTATAGTTtcctctttgtggccttcctgGTTCAGATGAAGATCAAAGAGGGATTACTTCTTAAGGGACTTGGGAGTTCATAGATGTGCCCCAAGTGTGAGCCTCGTGGTGGCCCCTAAGCTCTTCAGTGTTCTGGGAAGCTTCATAAGAGCTGCTGTGTACAGTTGTGCAGGTTGGAAACTGCACAAGGCTGCCACAGACCAAGTCCAGCCTACTGGTATCCAATATTTCATGAATGTTAGGATGCATCCTTTTCACACTGTGACATGTGTGGAATTGAGACTCGTTTTGTAATCAATGGCTTGTCACAGCTTAATTGGcaggctttttttctttattagtaatTTGTTAAATATCAGAACATCTTACCATCAATCGTATCTTAGATTCAATGTCTACATGAATGGTGTTTTTTAGTAGGCAGGTCCAGGCAGCAGCTGCCATTTGAGATAGAGCAGGCTTGGGTCAGCAATCCCGTTTCCTACCatcccctccacctcctggatctCCTGGACCTTGTGGCCACATCAGTTACCATTTatcattgcttttcttttgtttttcttatagtgAGGATATTTTTCTCTGAGCCAAGTCTCCATCAAAAGTAGGTCAAAGGctggcgcggtgcctcacgcctataatcccagcactttgagaggccgaggtgggtagagcacttgaagtcaggagttcgagaccagcctggccaacatggtgaaaccctgtctctactaaaactacaaaaattagccaggtgtcatggcacaCCCcagtaatcccacctacttgggaggctgaggcaggagaacggcttgaacttgtgaggcagaggctgcagtgagctgagatcgcgccactgcactcactccagcccaggtgacagcaagactccgtctaaaaaaaaaaaaaaaaaaaaaaaaaagtaggtcaaGGAAAGCCAGACCATGATGGGCACATGGCTTCTCTCATACCCTGCTGGCTTCCCTTGTTTCACTACCTGCTAAACCTCATAGATTCGGGCTTGTAGGAATCACTCTGCCTCTGTGCAATGCTGTAAATTGCGGCTCTCCCCCTGCCGTGAGCTCCCCCTGCTCTGCCCCAAACCCAAGCTTGTGTAGCTTTCGCCCCTTCCCACCCCCAGGAAGGAGCTCCACCGCAGGCCTGGTTCCAGCCCCCAAACTCTCCCTGCACACCACCCACCAGCAACACAAGACACCAACAGAGGCTTTGAAATGAAAAGATGTGTCTCTGTCTTTTCATCACATTCTTAGGTAAGATTGCAACCTTCTCAGCAGGCTCAGGATGAGAAGCAGGAGTGGGAGAGACTTGTATTCTGGCTCAGTCCAGAGCAATTCCCCAGGGATCCTGGAGTGTTTGtgtagtttcattttctttcagtttcagaGCTAAATGTTAGCTGAAGCCATTCCCACAATTAATGCACAGTTTGGATGggaccatttttttgtttttttgagacagaatctcactctgccacccaggctggagtgcagtgggtgatcttggctcacggcagcctccacctcccaggttcaagggattctcctgcctcagcttcccgagtagctgggactacaggcgcatgccaccatgtccagctaattttttttttttttgtatttttagtagagatggggtttcaccatgttaaccaggatggtcttgatctcctgaccttgtgatccacccccccctcgacctcccaaagttctgggattacaggcatgagccaccacacctggcccttgaCCTACTTTTGATGGAGACTTGGGCTCAGAGAAAAATATCCTCACtataagaaaaacaagaagagcAATGATAAATGGTAACTGATGTGGGCACAAGGTATGGGGGATCCAGGAGGTAGAGGGGATGGTAGGAAACAAGAGAGCTGACCCAAGCCTGCTCTATCTCAAATGGCAGCTGCTGCCTGGACCTGCCCACTGTCACCCTGGGGGAGTACGGGTGTTATTATATAACATTAGTTATAAAATAATAGCAGACATTGTTCATGTAatgtttaccatgtgccaggcaatgtGTGAAATTCTTTATGTACAATGATCCTCATCTTAGTAATGATGAAAGCAAGGCTctcaggttgggcatggtggctgaagcctgtggtcccagcactttgggaggcagaggcgggcagatcacttgagcccagaaattagagaccagcctgggcaacatggtgaaaccgcatctctataaaaatacaaaattagctgggcgcagtggcatgtgcctgtagtccctgttacttgggaggctgaggtgggagaatcacctgagcccagggaggtcaaggctgcagtgagccatgatcatgcctgtgcattccagcctggacaaaagagcaagaccctgcctcaaacaaacaaacaaacaaacaaaaaaacaggggagacagagagggagagagagagagagagaaagggagagagagagaggaggcaaggaaggaaggaagggagggagggaagggag from Pan troglodytes isolate AG18354 chromosome 18, NHGRI_mPanTro3-v2.0_pri, whole genome shotgun sequence harbors:
- the CX3CL1 gene encoding fractalkine isoform X1, which codes for MAPISLSWLLRLATFCHLTVLLAGQHHGVTKCNITCSKMTSKIPVALLIHYQQNQASCGKRAIILETRQHRLFCADPKEQWVKDAMQHLDRQAAALTRNGGTFEKQIGEVKPRTTPAAGGMDESVVLEPEATGESSSLEPTPSSQEAQRALGTSPELLTGVTGSSGTGLPPTPKAQDGGPVGTELFRVPPVSTAATWQSSAPHQPGPGLWAEAKTSEARSTQDPSTQASTASSPAPEENAPSESQRVWGQGQSPRPENSLEREEMGPVPAHTDAFQDWGPGSMAHVSVVPVSSEGTPSREPVASGSWTPKAEEPIHATMDPQRLGVLITPVPDAQAATRRQAVGLLAFLGLLFCLGVAMFTYQSLQGCPRKMAGEMVEGLRYIPRSCGSNSYVLVPV
- the CX3CL1 gene encoding fractalkine isoform X2, producing MQHLDRQAAALTRNGGTFEKQIGEVKPRTTPAAGGMDESVVLEPEATGESSSLEPTPSSQEAQRALGTSPELLTGVTGSSGTGLPPTPKAQDGGPVGTELFRVPPVSTAATWQSSAPHQPGPGLWAEAKTSEARSTQDPSTQASTASSPAPEENAPSESQRVWGQGQSPRPENSLEREEMGPVPAHTDAFQDWGPGSMAHVSVVPVSSEGTPSREPVASGSWTPKAEEPIHATMDPQRLGVLITPVPDAQAATRRQAVGLLAFLGLLFCLGVAMFTYQSLQGCPRKMAGEMVEGLRYIPRSCGSNSYVLVPV